The Pseudalkalibacillus hwajinpoensis nucleotide sequence GACCTTACAGGTGAAACAAAATGGTATGAGATGTCAACGAAGATGGAAGAAATCGTTACAAGTGAGAAAGGTCTTCCACCTAACGTAGACTTCTATTCAGCTTCTGTTTACCATAGTCTTGGCATTGATCATGACCTGTTCACGCCACTTTTTGCAGTGAGTAGAGTTTCTGGTTGGATTGCTCATATCCTAGAGCAATATAGTAACAATCGCCTCATTCGTCCGCGTGCAGAATATATTGGTTCAACGAATCAGACATATGTAAAAGTAGAAGACAGATAGAAGAAAACTCAGGGAGGATCATTTCTTCCCTGCTTAGCTAACATAAAAGTTATTTCAATAGGAGGAATACAGAATGGCAAATGGAGAGAAGATTACCGTAAATAATGGTGTACTAAATGTTCCAGATCACGCAATTATTCCGTATATTGAAGGAGATGGGACTGGTCCCGATATTTGGGCAGCTGCCTCTAAAGTTATCGAAGGTGCCGTAGACAAAGCTTACGGAGGAAAGAAGAAAATTGTATGGAAAGAAGTATATGCAGGTCAAAAAGCCTACGATAAAACAGGTGAATGGCTACCAGCAGCTACTCTTGATGCAATTCGTGAATACATAATTGCAATTAAAGGGCCACTTACAACACCTGTAGGAGGAGGCATTCGTTCTCTTAACGTTGCACTTCGTCAAGAGCTTGATTTATTTACTTGCCTTCGTCCAGTTCGTTATTTTAAAGGAGTTCCTTCTCCAGTAAAACGCCCTGAAGATACAGATATGGTTATTTTCCGAGAAAATACAGAAGATATCTATGCTGGAATCGAGTTCCAAAAAGGATCAGATGAAGTGAAAAAAGTGATTTCATTCCTTCAAGATGAAATGGGTGCAAAAAACATTCGTTTCCCTGAAACTTCAGGTATTGGTATTAAGCCAGTTTCTGAAGAAGGAACGAAGCGTCTTGTTCGCGCAGCGATTCAATACGCTCTTGATGAAGGTCGTAGAAATGTAACGCTTGTTCATAAAGGGAACATCATGAAGTTCACAGAAGGCGCATTTAAAAACTGGGGCTATGAAGTGGCTGAACAAGAATTTGGAGATAAAGTCTTTACTTGGGCTGAATACGATCGTATCGTTGAAGAAAAAGGTAAAGATGCTGCGAACGAAGCTCAATCTAAAGCAGAAGGTGAAGGCAAACTCATCGTGAAAGATGCGATTGCGGACATTTTCTTGCAACAAATTCTTACTCGTCCAGCTGAGTTCGACGTTGTCGCTACAATGAACCTTAACGGTGATTATGTATCGGATGCTCTTGCAGCGCAAGTTGGTGGAATTGGTATTGCTCCAGGAGCCAATATCAACTATGAAACTGGTCATGCTATTTTTGAAGCAACGCATGGTACAGCTCCAAAATATGCTGGTCTTGATAAAGTGAATCCATCATCTGTTATTCTGTCAGGCGTTCTTATGCTTGAGCACATTGGATGGAATGAAGCAGCTAAGCTAGTTCTTGATTCCATGGAAAAATCAA carries:
- the icd gene encoding NADP-dependent isocitrate dehydrogenase, which produces MANGEKITVNNGVLNVPDHAIIPYIEGDGTGPDIWAAASKVIEGAVDKAYGGKKKIVWKEVYAGQKAYDKTGEWLPAATLDAIREYIIAIKGPLTTPVGGGIRSLNVALRQELDLFTCLRPVRYFKGVPSPVKRPEDTDMVIFRENTEDIYAGIEFQKGSDEVKKVISFLQDEMGAKNIRFPETSGIGIKPVSEEGTKRLVRAAIQYALDEGRRNVTLVHKGNIMKFTEGAFKNWGYEVAEQEFGDKVFTWAEYDRIVEEKGKDAANEAQSKAEGEGKLIVKDAIADIFLQQILTRPAEFDVVATMNLNGDYVSDALAAQVGGIGIAPGANINYETGHAIFEATHGTAPKYAGLDKVNPSSVILSGVLMLEHIGWNEAAKLVLDSMEKSIANKVVTYDFARLMDGATEVKTSEFGDELINNMD